From the Oleiharenicola lentus genome, one window contains:
- a CDS encoding SulP family inorganic anion transporter, whose amino-acid sequence MVRKLIKSATIEELGDFTAVAEQRLTGMGAKLRANLVPPLLRASRNRTQADWRADLLAGLPIAALTIPQAVAFALLIGIPVPAVVGSAIVGTVLCSLYCSSRHLVFGPTNTISIILAGALLALADRPLDPLQKVLLIGLVMGVAQLVAGIASLGKITQFVSRAVIVGYSTAVGLLIAVGQLGNLAGIERGSSVSLAGTLRHLVASVATFQLNPLTAVTGLGGLLLIIWVHRWRPRWPDGLLMLVIAGLASWSFDLGARGVHLVRDLGAISGGIPLFTGFPLNAEGLALLPQITSVALAAAILGMLEAVTIAKSLATRSGQRIDPDQELIGMGLGNLLGAGFGAMPGSASFLRSAAGQQAGALSQWAVVFGSGYVLLLVVVLAPLLAYIPIAAIAAYLIMIAVRLIQPAQIFVVRRATRSDALVFWLTLTAALFLDLDTAIFTGIGLSLILFLQKAGTPTLTEHAFDDQGQLTEIAAPAERNNPQVSIVHVEGDLFFGAADLFQDGVRRLAEDPKIRVFILRLKNARHLDATTVMALGQLLDYLRSQDRHLLVSGVHGDVAQVLKRSGLAARIGWDNLFPAEENPTLATKKALQRAQELIGVKPDLRVFYQQIAGK is encoded by the coding sequence ATGGTGCGCAAACTCATCAAGTCTGCTACGATCGAAGAACTAGGAGATTTCACCGCAGTAGCCGAACAGCGGCTGACAGGCATGGGAGCGAAACTCCGCGCGAACCTCGTGCCGCCGCTTCTGCGAGCCAGCCGGAACCGCACTCAGGCGGATTGGCGGGCAGACCTACTGGCAGGGTTACCAATTGCAGCACTCACCATTCCGCAGGCGGTGGCCTTCGCCTTGTTGATCGGTATTCCGGTGCCTGCGGTCGTCGGCAGCGCCATTGTCGGCACCGTGTTGTGTTCGCTGTATTGTTCCTCTAGACACTTGGTTTTCGGACCAACCAACACCATAAGTATCATCCTGGCAGGCGCCCTCCTTGCTCTGGCTGATCGGCCACTCGATCCGCTACAGAAAGTTCTGTTGATCGGTTTAGTCATGGGCGTGGCGCAGCTGGTCGCCGGCATCGCAAGTCTTGGCAAGATCACTCAGTTTGTGTCCCGCGCGGTCATCGTGGGATACTCGACCGCGGTCGGCCTGCTCATCGCAGTGGGACAGTTGGGCAACCTCGCCGGCATTGAACGCGGCTCCAGCGTCAGCCTTGCCGGAACACTTCGGCATCTCGTAGCCAGCGTGGCGACTTTTCAGCTCAACCCACTTACCGCCGTAACCGGTCTGGGGGGCTTGCTTCTGATCATCTGGGTGCACCGCTGGCGACCGCGCTGGCCCGACGGTCTGCTCATGCTCGTAATCGCTGGGCTCGCCAGCTGGTCGTTTGACTTGGGCGCACGCGGCGTGCACTTGGTGCGGGATCTCGGGGCCATTTCCGGCGGCATTCCCCTCTTCACCGGGTTTCCACTCAACGCCGAAGGTCTGGCTTTGCTGCCTCAGATCACCAGCGTTGCGCTGGCCGCGGCGATCCTCGGAATGCTCGAGGCGGTCACCATCGCAAAGAGCCTGGCCACCCGTTCCGGCCAGCGCATCGACCCGGATCAGGAACTGATCGGCATGGGCTTGGGCAACCTGCTCGGGGCCGGCTTCGGCGCCATGCCCGGTTCGGCCTCTTTTCTGCGCAGCGCCGCCGGTCAGCAAGCCGGTGCCCTCAGCCAGTGGGCCGTCGTCTTCGGGAGTGGTTATGTGCTCCTGCTAGTTGTAGTGCTTGCTCCACTTCTGGCCTACATACCCATTGCCGCCATCGCCGCTTACCTGATCATGATTGCTGTGCGCCTGATCCAACCAGCTCAGATCTTCGTGGTGCGACGGGCCACTCGTTCCGATGCACTCGTTTTCTGGCTGACGTTAACCGCTGCGCTCTTCCTGGATCTGGACACCGCCATCTTCACCGGCATCGGCCTGTCGTTGATACTGTTCCTTCAAAAGGCAGGCACACCCACTCTGACCGAGCATGCATTCGACGACCAAGGGCAGTTGACCGAGATCGCCGCCCCGGCAGAGCGCAACAATCCGCAGGTGTCTATTGTCCATGTGGAGGGCGACCTGTTTTTCGGCGCCGCCGACCTATTTCAGGATGGTGTCCGCCGTCTTGCCGAAGACCCCAAAATCCGGGTATTCATCCTGCGCTTGAAAAACGCCCGCCATCTCGACGCCACCACCGTAATGGCCCTCGGGCAGTTGCTCGATTATCTGCGCTCTCAGGATCGACACCTGCTCGTCTCCGGCGTCCACGGTGATGTCGCCCAAGTCCTCAAACGCAGCGGCTTGGCAGCGCGCATCGGTTGGGACAATCTGTTTCCCGCCGAGGAAAACCCGACGCTTGCCACCAAAAAGGCCCTGCAGCGCGCCCAGGAGCTTATCGGGGTCAAACCCGATCTTCGCGTGTTTTATCAGCAAATTGCCGGGAAGTAA